The Schistocerca gregaria isolate iqSchGreg1 chromosome 1, iqSchGreg1.2, whole genome shotgun sequence genome includes a window with the following:
- the LOC126272653 gene encoding lissencephaly-1 homolog, which produces MKMVLSQRQREELNKAIADYLCSNGYMDALEAFKKEADMPGEVERKYGGLLEKKWTSVIRLQKKVMELESKLSEAEKEFIEGAPTRGKRSPTEWIPRPPEKFCLTGHRSPITRVVFHPVFSLMVSASEDATIKVWDFETGEYEKSLKGHTDCVQDIAFDQTGKMLASCSADMTIKLWDFQNYECIKTMHGHDHNVSSVTFMPGGDFLVSSSRDKTIKMWEVATGYCVKTFTGHREWVRMVQVYQDGSLIASCSNDQTVRVWASASKECKAELRDHDHVVECIAWAPESAAAHINEAAGVDNKKGAHTGPFLVSGSRDKTIKMWDVSTGICLFTLVGHANWVRGLVFHPGGKFLVSASDDKTLRVWEIRNKRCMKVLEAHQHFCTSVDFHKSHPYVISGSVDQTVKVWECR; this is translated from the exons AAACAAGGCGATTGCAGACTACCTCTGTAGCAATGGCTATATGGATGCTCTTGAAGCATTCAAGAAAGAAGCGGACATGCCAGGAGAGGTGGAGAGGAAGTATGGGGGCCTACTTGAGAAGAAGTGGACATCAGTTATCAGGTTACAGAAAAAGGTTATGGAACTTGAATCAAAACTGTCAGAAGCTGAAAAAGAATTTATTGAAGGAGCTCCTACGAGGGGGAAACGATCGCCCACAGAGTGGATTCCACGGCCACCTGAAAAATTTTGCCTGACGGGCCATCGAAGCCCTATCACAAGG gTAGTTTTTCATCCTGTTTTCAGCCTGATGGTGAGTGCAAGTGAAGATGCAACCATTAAAGTGTGGGACTTTGAGACAGGTGAATACGAGAAGTCTTTGAAAGGGCATACAGATTGTGTGCAAGACATTGCATTTGACCAGACAGGAAAAATGTTAG CATCATGCAGCGCAGATATGACAATCAAGCTATGGGACTTTCAGAATTACGAGTGCATAAAAACAATGCATGGACATGATCACAATGTATCTAGTGTAACCTTTATGCCTGGAGGGGACTTCTTAGTATCCTCTTCCagagacaaaactatcaaaatgtggGAAGTTGCCACAGG CTATTGTGTAAAGACATTTACCGGCCACCGTGAGTGGGTGCGAATGGTGCAAGTTTATCAAGACGGATCCTTAATTGCGTCATGTTCCAATGACCAGACCGTGCGAGTATGGGCTTCTGCAAGCAAAGAGTGTAAAGCAGAACTTCGTGATCACGATCATGTTGTGGAATGCATTGCATGGGCTCCAGAGTCTGCTGCTGCTCACATCAATGAGGCTGCTGGTGTCGACAACAAAAAGGGTGCCCATACAGGACCTTTCCTTGTATCTGGATCACGAGACAAGACAATTAAG ATGTGGGATGTCAGCACAGGCATTTGTCTCTTCACACTTGTTggtcacgcaaattgggtgcgtgGCCTAGTTTTCCATCCTGGTGGAAAATTCCTAGTGAGTGCCAGTGATGATAAAACCCTTCGAGTTTGGGAAATTCGTAACAAGCGCTGCATGAAAGTCCTGGAAGCGCATCAGCATTTTTGCACCTCAGTTG